From the Triticum urartu cultivar G1812 chromosome 4, Tu2.1, whole genome shotgun sequence genome, the window TGACCACTAATAAACTTATTACAAAACAAGGAATCCTATAATTATGCAACTAACATTAttgactactccctccgttccaaaatagatgactcaactttgtactaactttaatacaaagttgggtcatctattttggaacggagggagtaccaggTAACGTTCCAACTAAATGATATGAGATGTCTAAAGTGTCTAACAGTCCATGATCATAACAGCAAGTCTAACAGTGGTCACACAATTACAGAAACAAACATATTATGCCATAATATACGAATCACACAGCTAGCCAGTCACACTTCAGGGAATAAGATAAAAAATACAGCATTTTAAGCTATAGTATATCACTTGGGCTCAAATTTTGCAAGTATGGGACAGCACAAGCACACCAAAGTATTCAACCTGTGTATTCCTGCTTGCCTTGATACCAAAATTGCAAAAGCATTGTTGTCCTCCTAATATCCCCTAAACAAGCATTGATAAAATACTTCAATTGAGGAGCAGTGACGTCCACTCCCTCAGATTTACAGATCTGCGCAGAGTTAGGATATAGTCAACTTTCAAGTCAGACAAGTGACATAAGTTTTCATCCACAAAATAATTCTTTACCATGCCAACATGTGAAAGTAGCTCTCCGGATGATGGGTATTTGAAATCCAAAACTAGCTGATCCAAGAGATGAGGCAAAGCTGGATCCTTCTCTTCACAAAACAAGTGTAATGAATAACAAACACTTTAGTATATAACATCAAATGAGACTGTAAAAGATGAATAGAGAAATGCAAAATCCTGAAGGCAAAAAGGCTCACTGTTGCTGGTCAGTATAATTGGCCATCTTGTAGTCTCTGCAATCTTAAGTATGGTCGAAATAAATCCACGATCCTCATCAAAGACAGTATCCACATCCTCAAATAGGATAAGTGTCTTGTTAATAACTTGTTTAGGGGCTTCATCACTCAGCTTTGAACTTGAGTAGCATTTTACAGGTAGCATATGCTCATCATCGTTAGATGCTTTTCTTGTAGAGCAGGATGCCGAATGCTTGTATTCAGTCCTATCAGGTGTCTCTAAAGCTGGATCTAAAGAATCTATTCTTGGTGGAGTGGTGACCTCCTCTTGTGACCTGTATGGGAGACAAAAAGATAATTGATGTACGTACACTCTAAAAAGGCAGGCCTATAAAGGTTTAGACAAGAATGCTTAGGTTGGCATTTAAACTGCATTTGACTACATGCCAACTTGGTGCTTGCCAAAAAATAATGAGCAGAACTTCATATGATTATAAGCAAGTTCTCATTGGTTTTTGCATGTGCCCTAATACCATAATTCCTATAGCAGCAGATTTCGTTGTTGCTCGACAATTCTTTGAGTTAGTAGTAGTAGGCAATTTGGATGTGTTAGATAGCAATATCACCTCTTATAGTATATTGTTAGGGCCTATCTGTATATATGAGGTATGGCAAATTGGATCATCTCTAAGGAACAAGAAAGAACAAAAAGGTCATTCAGGCCTATGGTCTCATTTTTCTCCTTCTCAAGAGATGTATATACTTCACATATATTAGCTCATGCCCCACTGTAtaaggggtttcctgcatatTTACTCCGCCTGTACGTGTATATACTGGCCTATGGCCTCATGGAAATACAAGTTGCTATTCTTCATAACACCCCTAAGGTCCCACTTCAAGTCATCACAGTCCAGTATTTCCCCCGTGGACTAAGGTGCATGATAAGTTGCATCATGAAGAGAGTAGAGCTCGTAATAAAGGAATGCCAAGTCAATTAGACAACTATTGTCCATCATAAACAGGAAAAGTGAAGCAGCACAAGGTTGTGGAGAAGCAGCACAAGGTTACTGCTACGATGTGTACAGCACAAGTGTTTTAGGAACAACTTCAACATGCTGTGATATTACTCTAGAGGCGGAGATAAGGCAGCGGGAGTTCAATCCAAAACTCTTAGAGCACAAGATCTAGTCCAAGATCTTAGATAAGGACACCAAGTtatatatacgtagtggggtaCATAGTCTGGTTACAAACTAGAGGCGGGGACCTCTATTTATAGGGCTTTGGGAAGCCTTGACATCTCACTTCCACTTATGCTAGAACACTCTAGAAACATTACTTAAGATTCACCATTCTACTCATAGCTAGAAGACTCTAGAAAACAGTAGCTAGGGTttagaaaataaaagaaatactccctctgtcccaaaataagtgacatGGTTGTAGTTCAAACGGAGGTAGTACTAGACTAGAGTAGAAGTATCTAGAAGTAGCCAAACAGATTAGACACATTACTTAAGATTCACCATTCTACTCATAACTAGAAGACTCTAGAAAACAGTAGCTAGGGTttagaaaataaaagaaatactccctctgtcccaaaataagtgacatGGTTTTAGTTCAAACGGAGGTAGTACTAGACTAGAGTAGAAGTATCTAGAAGTAGCCAAACAGATTTGACATatgattttatttttattttcctcATCTATTGTTCCTCATCAAAAAGTGAGAACACGGAGAAGAAATTGGACATACCACTTTTCAAGGCCATGTGATTTAGTTGCTTCCTCAAACTTTTGCTTTACATACGCCCCATTTCTCATATCAGATGTATTtacctataaattcacacttttAAGAAAAAGTACAGGAAGCCGAGTTGTTTCTAAAAAGAAAAGCTGCAGAAAAATATACCTCAATTACATTGAACCCATGTTCTCTCGCACAAGCAAAAACTGCGGCTGATTTTCCACACTGGGAGTAAGAACAAAGAGATCAGACTACATCTAGGCTGTATGTCTATATATAGACATAAGGGCGTAACAATGCAAGTATACAATTTGTGGAAGGGACGATTGAAAAATATaaattactccctccattcctaaatataagtctttttagacatttcaaatggactacaatatacggatgtatgtagacatgttttagagtgtagattcactcattttgctccgtatgtagtcacttgttggaatctctagaaagacttatatttgggaacggagggagtagaacaTAGTAACAGAATCAATAGACTGCAAATTTATGTTTGTACACCTCTGTGCCCAGTTAAATGAATACAGACAATACCAATTGCTAGGACAAAATTAGTAGCTGAACAACCTACAGGGCTCAACCTTATTTTTTAGAGTTCTGATGAATAGCATCATATGTAAGCCTTTCCAGTTCAAACTAAGTTACTAACTGGATATAAGTTGCCATTACATTGTTTTAATATTTTAAAAAGAGGTGTTTCCTGTGGTAACAAATGGGAAGCTCTATACTGTTAGTGTCAGAGGTATGTAATCCTATTTCAATCTTTTGGTGGGAGTGGCTGCGTTTAGGATGATGCTACTTACCGACAGCAATTTCAACACCACAAATGTATTACTTATAGAAAATACTCAACAGCTTCAAAATAAAGTGcagattgattgattgattgctGAAAAGCATGTTAAGCAGTGTACAATGATAGCGACAGGTACTCTTGAGCATGGTACTCACCCCAACTGGTCCAGTAATCAGAAGTACATTTTCATAATCAGAAGCATCTTCTGAACAATCTGTGTCAGATTCATCTTGACAGAAGCTGGCATTGATGCTCTCATTAGCAACTCCAGTTTGCTTGTTCTTGTGGCCTCTTTCATCCCACCCTTTGAGCCATTCACTGAGAAACTTTACATGCTCAATATTTCCACAGACCTATCAACCAAAATAGTGGAAATCCCAGAACAAATATAAGCGTAATGTAGTATTTGTGTTTCCTAAGAGGCATGTTGACCCAAAAAGCTAATCAAGTACAAGAAACAAACAGAAAAGGTATAATGCAATGCATAATTGTCAATATAAAAATAAAATTTCATGTTCACCTGGGCAGCAGTTTCAGGCCGGTACTTGTCAGTCCACAGGTAATAAGCCGGCTGACAGCTGCTGCAACAGTAGATATCACAAGATATAAGACACTAGTTAAACCAACTCATTTTCTGTCAGTAATTAAGTTCTTAAGAAACCAACTTGGTTAGCATGCGGTATTACACTTTGATATGCTAACTAACCAAACCTCCAAGAGCGGTACTTGCAACGAATAATTAATAGGGCTATCATAGAAGGATGGTGAGGGATTAGGGTCACAAACATAGAAGGATCGGCAAACTTCTGCATATAGATAGTTTTGGGGTCAATATGATATTTCAGAAATATGTAAAGCTATAAACCCTTACTAGCCACACCTAAACCGTGTTCATGCTTTGTCTCAGATTCCATTCACAAAAAAGGTTGCATGATGCGTACGGTATAAGCCTAAATGACCTTGCAGCTTCATATGGACAATGACATGAGACGCCAATTGGAAATGGATATAATAATATCAAAGACAAAATCTAGCTGCTTGGCATTCATGCAAGTGATGGAAAGTCCATGCCTAATGGGATATCAGGAGAGCTCACACCCATAGTGTTAGCAGGCAACATTAGCTTAACAAAACTGATAAACGCCTACTGGTTAAAAGGTAATTGAATGACAATTTTAATGCTAGAATCAGCAATGAAATAAGATTTTTTATGATATATATCACTTATAGAAAAACAATTCAGCCACAAAGTTTGACTGTTAGTCAGAGTTTTAGGTTTAACAATTTTGAGTAATTAGCCAGCACAATTTAAAAATTCAGAACAGAGCAGTGTTCAAACTGGGAAAACAGAACCAGCAACTTAGGCAGCTGGCTCACTTACAAGACTTCACATGCAGTACAACCAGAACTAAAGGCACAAAGTGTATTAAAATCAGAGAACCACACGTTTTTGTCGAGACAGTCAGCTATTCTTAAGACAACAAAGCTGACAAAAAATGGGAGGGGCAACTTAGCTGGCCCACCCCAGTCTTGAACATCTGAACAAGGACCCTCCCTACATCCATCTCATGCTCTCTCTCCCCCACAGACTCCATTTTCATCCTCATCATCTTGCACACCACTTGCTTCTGTTTGCTGCCGTCGAATTTACATTCCCATGAGCCACTGTCATCCTCCACTAGATCCAATCGTCCGGCATAACAAAATTGGCACAGTATCGGTTGCACGAAACAGGACATGCTGGGTCAGCTTGTGAGAAATGGCTTGCTATCAGAAGCAAGAGACAAGATGTTTAGATGGAATGTAGTTTAGAATTACTTGAGGTTAGCATAAATGTGGTTGAGTTTTTTATTTGCATGTAGATTAGAGCTTGGCAGATTGATTTTATGCTGTAACTGCGTTGGGTCTGAGTGGTTCAAGTAGGCAATATCTAACACAATCTTTCTGGAACCGCACTTGATCTCTTATTTCCATCATCCATGGATTCCTTCAGATCCCCCACTTTGACACCATATGTATTTCTCTAGTTGGAACTTCTTGCCATAGTATGTTGCTCTAATCCTTAAAAAGAAGAGGCCAAATTAATAAAATTGATACTAACAAAACAACCTGTTCAACTAGTGGACCACTAGCCTTGCCTGCTCGGTGTCTACAACAATGTGTATAAGGCTTTGTACAATGCAAGGCGCTTATGGTAGGTGCTTAGAGAAATAGACCAGTTTTTCTTTAAGCACCGGTGCTTATTTGTAGAGGGTAGACGCTTAATTAGGCACCTCCTGTAGAAATAAGCACTGATGCTTAAGGAAAACTCGATTTATCTTACGAGCACCTCCCTAAGCACcttgcattgtacaaggcctaagGGGCGTCAGAAATAAACAACTGATATTtgttactccctctgtcccaaaatataagaacgtttttgacactatcGAAGGCACTGGTATACTATTGTTCTTACTCCCTCTGCCACATATACTATCAAATACTCAAATAGTATAATAAGATCCTAGATGCCAAGGAAAAAGAGCACAAAAATAACAGATATAAAAAACAATTAGTATCCTGATGACTGACACCACTTGAGCGGACATTAACAAAATGGTTTGCCTTTTTGCGCTTAGTCATCTCCAATGACGTTTAGCTCAAGAAACTATGATGTTAAGTTCAAATGATTTACAAAATCTCCAAGTTCAATATGAAGGCAAAACCAAGGTAGCTAGCAGAAAGCCAACAGTCTTACATACATTTAGGCAAACAATATAGGTACTAGGTAGTGTTTGTTACCCTTTCTGGTCGACTTCTGGCCTTCCTTGCAGTATCCTTTCCGGGTGTTTGTTATAGGAAAGAGAATCATGAGGAGAGCTCTCTTCATCAAGATGGATCTGGAATGCAAATGGTCAAGATTAAATCTAGATTAGTGTATGGTTGGAACAAGAAATTTAGTGGCTATACAGGTTGAGTAATAGAAGCACAAAGCAGGTTCATCTGAATGCTTCGTAAAAGAGGTGAAAACATAGCGTATACCACATCCAAAGAAGATAGATTGCTTTCACTTTGTTCTTTAGGAAAGCTAGGAAAATCCATTCCCAAAGCTGTGTGATTTGCAATATTCTGCTCAGCCAACTGATCTAGGCACATCCTCTTGGAATTAGACTCTATTGTCAAAGGTTTCACAAAGCCCTCAAAGAATGAGACAGGATTTTCAAGTGTATCGGAGGCACTGGTATCAAGAAAAGATCCCTCCCCAATTAGCCATTTACTCCAATGAATTGGTATGGCAGTCTGCAGAGCAAGAAAGGGAACATTGTCAAAATAATAATAAGAATACAGTTACAATCGCATTGAATAAACCTCATCAAAATAGACCACAAACTATGGGATGTTGTACAGCTAGATGTATGGAAATATGTGCTGGGCACACCTCCAATTGGTACACGACATGAACAGGCCAGAGTGGTGGGTCCCTCTCAATAGCACAAAGGGAATTTGTATCTTCGATATTGAATGCATCTTGTTCAGCACCTTTGTTTACTTTCCGGGAAGCAAAAAATGGATGCAATTTCTTTCCAGATGATAACATCCGGATTTCCTGTCAATGAATCAAAGAATATACATTTTAAGAAAACAGCAGGATAAACATGAAGTCGACTAAAACTAGTGCACCTGCAAAAATCAAATCCTCAAATATTGGATCCATAACCACATCACCGATATGGTGATAGATATACTGAGATAACAAGCCCTTATTCAACAATTAAGTCAATGAGGACGTTTAACCAGAAAGGAGGAGATGGTTTGTTGCATGCACAGCAGCAATCTTTAACAATGATAAAGACCATTTCTTAAGTAATTGCTAGTGTTTTAAGGTCTAAGTCTAACAAGCAAGACCATGGCCATACAGCTCAGATTACAACAAGAAATAAACAGAGCAACTAAGGTCTCTACCTCTCTGCGGCTTTCACTTGGTTGGTTACCCAAATTTTGGTTGCCTATGGAATCTTGCCAACTCTCCTCACATTCCCTTCACAAATCTCACCAAGTTTATGGCCAGCAAAGAGTCAAGGAATCTCTAGCCAATTTTCGCTAGCCAATGGTTGGCAAATTTTGGTAGGGCATATGCTATGGCATGAACCAAACATGCCCTTAGTGTTCAAGCGTTCTTAGTTTCACGAACTAGGGGCTGGAATAATATCTTTGGCCAGTTTGTTTCCATAACAGAGATTATTTCTTAGGGGTGAAGTCATCGTTATAAGAGTTGGAATGTATCGTAAGAcaaccaccaccaatccgtaaaAGTATCAGATGTTTTGCATGAGTACCATCTTACTCTACCCTCTTTCTTGGGATGAGAAAGTGAGATTCAAGCAGTTGCAAATATGAACTCACAACAAATTTGATGGTAGCAAGTGCCCTCGCGAGACAAGAAGCACACAGCATATCCCAGCAATGCAGACAATGATACTGGAGCGTACCTGTGCAGCTATTTTTGCCTCTGACCTTAGGTCAACTATCACCTGTGACTTATCTTCGTTGTCTAATACATCGTTGGCATTAGCCTGTGTTGCCTCAGAAGGCACATTATTCAGATCTATATCAATTTTGACAGGAGATCCTTCAGGTAAGGTAGCTTCAGTTTGACTGCTATGCAGTTGCTGACAGCCTGCGTGCCCttcataaataaataaaatattatTACACCTCTGTCAAAGTAGAGTACATGTTAACCAATAAATACGTAAAATCACAAGTAAATAAATATTTAGCTAACTTGTTCAGGAGGATATAGAACCAATGCACATAGTGTTCTTAATCTGTGAGAGAATAATACATTTAAGCTACTTTTAGTATGCACTATGTGACACAGCCTATGAAAAAATTGAATTTATATTGCAAACAACTGAAATATTATTCGACTCAACGAGTAAATTTTTCACTCTTTCAAACTCAATATAGGTGTATCATTTTTCTCATATGTCAACATTTGAGAACTTGGTACCTTTTTTTCTTCCATGGTATGCAGTTAAAAATCAACAGGATAGGGTACATTTTCAGAAAAACTAAGCCATACCATACTAGGATACACAGGCATAGTTTGATACAAAGGGGTGCTCGTATTTGATGCATAGATTTTTAAGTTTTTAACCAACTGTAAGCATAgggatgagagagagagagaggactaaCCATCAGGAGATTCCAACACCTTGCAGCGCTTTCTATTAGGCACCTTCCGTGCTGcatcttgatttctacctttccGCTGCTTTTTCTGAGGGCTCTCATCTGACATCCAACAAAACAAATATTCATCAATTCTCATTCACAGTGTAGCAAATAAACAAGGAAAACTTGACTACGAATGGGCCAGTGAAACACTTGAAGAAATGGCAAGAATATTGTATGGGGTTGACATACCAACCAAAGTAACTTCATCCTTGCTACCTGGATCCAACCCAGTTGTCTCTTTATTTGAAGATGGCTACATGAAGGTTGATTAAAGAAATCAGTATTTTGCATATCAGGAAAGATAACAGAACAGCAGATGTGCTTATTAATCAAATATATAGCATATAAGTTGAACCAAACGACCGATCTAGAGTCTGAACTAACACGAAAAGTAAACATAGTCATCACCCATTGTTGCAACTGAGAGCATGTGCATGCCACTGGTTGCAACTGACCATCTACGGGGTTTTTTCTTCTCTATAATGTTTTTGTTTGGTAGCTTATCACATTGGCAAATTCAATTTATCCACTTCAGATAATTTGGATGGCATGGACAGTTTAGTCAAAGCCATCCAACAGAGATAGATGGTAAAATTTACTGGTGGAAAGAAAAGAACTAACCTGTGCTGTATCCTTTCTAAACTAAACTATTCTCTTGAAGATTAAATGGGTACACAGTGAAAGGGTGGACACTCCTTAAGTAAACAGTAAGCAGAGAGTCAACATATTCAATTCACTTAGCTTAGTTATGCGCAGTTGTTTTGACTCCACAAAGAAGGTAGAGCATTAGAGGCGCCCCTTTTTCTCTGTTTGATTTGGGAAATGTGGAAAGTTGGCAGCTCCATACAAGTACATATGCATGGTGATGGGAAGAGACATACTTGATAAGAATGTTCTTGATGGAACAGGCAGCGCTACTAAAAGCCTAAGATTACAACCCTTCAGGTATGATACTTGCTAAATTTGTAGCACAAAAATTAGCAAGGCATAGGCACAGCATGCAAAAGAGAGGAGTCTTGATTGCGGGGTAGACTTATCTTCTGTACTTAATATGCAGTGCCTGTCATCAAATAAAAGGAAGGGCAATGTAAAAGCTTCTTTGATACCTAGGGGTGGAAAATGGATGTTCTGTTTTAGTCGATACTAAGAGTCCCTAAAACGCGAATGGAAAGAAAAAAACCAGCATTCAAATGAAACATGACTACTGTGTGGATTTTTTTGCTGTGTAGAGTGCGATGTGCAATGGGAAATGACGCCAATTTCCATATTCACATCAAGACTGGGATCAGCAGCCCAGGTACTCTACAGGTTACGTCAGACTGGACATTTGATGTATGGGCCTGTTTGGATTGCTACCAAAGCTGACCCTGCCAAAAAATTGGCTAGCCCATGCAATTTGGTAGCTGTTTGGATCTGCACCAAAAAATTGGCTCGCCCGACTTGCCCAGCGCCTCTCCATGTAATTCTCGCCAACGCGTGGGCATCACGAGGGCACGAGAAAGCTGCGCCAATATTTTGGCGCTGTGACCCTGGTTGTTATGGTGGGCCCTGCCGCATGCATGCAGTTAGGATAAGCCTTTTTTTGCTGTAACCAACCAGCGGCGCTTCTTAATTCAAAGATATGCGGACCTGTGCGTGATTAGCAACCGCATGCAGCAATTCTTCAGCATCCAAACAGTAGCAAAACGAAGTGCATGCAGCATGCAGTGTCATTCTTTTGGTGACTTCTGTTAACATTGATTAAATATAAGTTTTCTACAGAAAAAACACATCTAAGTATTGAAATGTATTTCTTCTCAATTTTGTAATAGATGCAGTTAAATATTTTTGGACTATTATGCCAGTTGGTCGCAAACCAAACAAAGCAACGGTCTCACTTGCCAAAATTTTGGAGGATATGATGGTCAGAATCCAAACACAAACAacttgccaaaattttggtcatgccCTTGCTTTGGTCAtgccaaaattttggtaaggCAAGTTGGGGCTCAAACCAATCAGCCCCTATGTCTAACGCTAACCTTATCCCAGACTAACCCAACCCACGTACAGTGATGTACGTAGCTTTAAATCCGTCATGCCAGCCCATTTGTTTCAGATCAAAGTGATGTAGCTTGAATTTCAATTCTGTAATTTAGCTATTATAGACACCGACGACAAACTTCCTGCCATGCTCATGTTGTATTAATGCGAGCAGAAAATTGGTTCAGATTCGTACTACCATTTACAGGTATTCAACAATATTCAAATTGATACTAATGTGGTAGAGTCACTACTCGATCTGTTTGCACCTCTACTTATACTACGTCGCTTCAGCCCAACAAGGTATAAGAAGTTATGTGCATTCCAAACTATTTAAAATTGAAAATCAGAAGGAACTTATTTATCAACACGGAAGCGGGCACAGAGAAGCCACAATTTCAACACGGCGGGCGAATTAAAGTAGTCCAGCTACCGAGCAAACACCAGACAACAGCCGAAACGGGGGCGAATTGTAGCAATGTAGTACCTTCCTGGCGGCCGCTGATCTCCGCGGCCTCGCCTTCCTCTTACCCTTCTCCGGCTCCTCCGCGGCCTCCTTTCCAGACGGCTCCTCGGCGGCTGGCGCGGGAGGGGCAacccctcctccgccgccgccgcccggcctgCCCGACCCAAACGGGAGCCTCGACTGCACGCACCGCCTGAGCCGCTTTGCGTCGGACGACGAGGGCGACGGCTTCGCCGGTGACGGCGTGGGCGTCGGCGCCGGCTCCTCAGGATCAGCAGATCCGCCCATCGGAACGGGATCGAGCGGGGAaccggggctagggtttggggcttGGGAGCTCGGAATGACAGTGCTGGGAGGGGCGGGAGATGGGGGTTGGATGGATTAGCTTCACGTTTTTCCCGCGCGGTGGAGCGGACGCGCGCGCAGGGGGGCGGATTTGGGCGGGCGCCAGGGGAGGGAAGAGGTTGGCGCGGCGCACTGCGGCGCTACGGTAAGGACAGAATCGTGAGCAGTAAAGTGAGTATCAGTGGTGGGTTTTTTTAGCTGGGGTATCAGTGTTTTGATCGGGCACGGGGAAACGAACTCAgatttttctctctttttttctggGAAGTGGGCTGGGAACAAGGCCGACGGCAAGAGCCATTTGGGTAGAAAAGGAAGGCTACACCGCGGGCTTGGCCCATTTACCCAATCCCCCTGGTGATagaatttttattttttttattttgacTGCTAATCCTGGATTGCCTAATTTGGCAGCAGTATTTTTAAAACCGTGGTAATGTAAAGCCTCAGGGTAAGTTTGGGAGCAAAGTAATTTTGAAGTTTTTAAAAGGGTGTGTCTaggtctcagtcgactgagacttaaCCAAGTCTCAATCAAgcgatatactccctccgttcctaaatactccgtctgttcctaaatataagtctttctagagatatcaacaagtgactacatacggagcaaaatgagtgaatctacactctaaaatatgtctatatacatccgtatgtggtagtccaattgaaatctctaaaaagacttatatttaggaatggagggagtataagtctttttagacatttcaaatggattACAACATACgaatgtatgtagacatattttacatatagattcactcattttgctccgtatgtagtcacttgttagaatatctaaaaatacttatatttaagaacagagaaaaaagaaaaactaaaaataTTTTTTTTTATAAATCTCCATGCAAGATCAAAGGAATATACAAGTGACTGAGACGTAAGACTTAGCAAAACTGTTTTTAAAACCGTGGTAATGTAAACCTCAGTATTCCAATGTTTGGGTGATGAATGCTCTATTTTTTTAAAAACCACGGTTTTATAATTTTGGTTTAGAAAAAGACATCAAGACGCCTTTAAAAAATATTGTGGTTTAAAGCTATGTGCCAAATACACCATACAGTAGTTAACAAAACTATGGTTTCTAAAAAGGGAAAAGCTTCTAAACAACACAATATTCTAGAAATACTGCAAAAATACTTGGCTGTCAAACACAGCCTAAAGTTTGGTCTTACCCTAACAAAATGTAATTCTTGGCCAACCCTCTTATATCACAGATCTTTGTTTATAAGAACTGTTTTTGCTATGCTGCTGATTAAAAATATGTGCTTAAATTTTTGTTTTGCTGGTAAGAGTAACCGGTGCCGTCTGAAAGACCCAACCGTGTGTTCAGACGTTCCCTAGATTCAATTATCATCCTGATGTACTTGTAATGTTTGCCATATTTATCAGCAGAATCCAAAGAGCAAGTCCGAGGTTTCACCTAAATAGTTGCCAAAACGAGTCGACCAATACAGGCATACGGAAGAATATCATGAAAGTCGATACTTCAGCATTTGAAATTTTGGAGAGTACATAGTAGCATGACAAAGAGCAACCATACATCATGGCTGGGTTGAAACGTCAGAACTGGAAATCCACAAGGATTTAGTTCGGAACAAGGGCCATGACTAGTTTTGACGACATAAAGCTTAACCTCTCAGCCATGTGTTCCTGTAGGACGAGTTGTCTCGCAGCGAGGCGTCATGTGGCTTGTACTCCATCAGATAGGTGTGTGGCAGCTTCAAGTGCCTCTTAATCGAGTCTCTTAATGTCATCACAGCCTGCAAGGCACAAGAGTATGAGTGAACAAATAACAGAGAGAGAGAAAAAACTTCTCACTGGTGATAACACCGTCAATTCCAAACAACATAGTCAAGAAGCATCAGGTGATGTCACAAACCTGGTGGTCTGATGCATTCCGATTCCAGACGCTCAGGATGTCTTCATTGAAACGACAACTTAGCACAATGCCACAaacatcatcactataatcaagtTGATCACCCACTAGAACCAGCACCTGGACAAATAAACAGGATGGGCGAAAAGAATTAAAATCTAAGCCATGGACAGCTGCAGGACCTATTTAATCCAAGTAATCCTTGT encodes:
- the LOC125552209 gene encoding uncharacterized protein LOC125552209 isoform X1, whose product is MGGSADPEEPAPTPTPSPAKPSPSSSDAKRLRRCVQSRLPFGSGRPGGGGGGGVAPPAPAAEEPSGKEAAEEPEKGKRKARPRRSAAARKPSSNKETTGLDPGSKDEVTLVDESPQKKQRKGRNQDAARKVPNRKRCKVLESPDGHAGCQQLHSSQTEATLPEGSPVKIDIDLNNVPSEATQANANDVLDNEDKSQVIVDLRSEAKIAAQEIRMLSSGKKLHPFFASRKVNKGAEQDAFNIEDTNSLCAIERDPPLWPVHVVYQLETAIPIHWSKWLIGEGSFLDTSASDTLENPVSFFEGFVKPLTIESNSKRMCLDQLAEQNIANHTALGMDFPSFPKEQSESNLSSLDVIHLDEESSPHDSLSYNKHPERILQGRPEVDQKGSCQPAYYLWTDKYRPETAAQVCGNIEHVKFLSEWLKGWDERGHKNKQTGVANESINASFCQDESDTDCSEDASDYENVLLITGPVGCGKSAAVFACAREHGFNVIEVNTSDMRNGAYVKQKFEEATKSHGLEKWSQEEVTTPPRIDSLDPALETPDRTEYKHSASCSTRKASNDDEHMLPVKCYSSSKLSDEAPKQVINKTLILFEDVDTVFDEDRGFISTILKIAETTRWPIILTSNKKDPALPHLLDQLVLDFKYPSSGELLSHVGMICKSEGVDVTAPQLKYFINACLGDIRRTTMLLQFWYQGKQEYTERSNKCLSVPFSLDLDAVHSTVPRMLPWDFPCKLSETVCLEIEKTIHLAEEKKRQMELSEFEALELQITAPLTKGRSAVKTRKIKKSKLKHGHTTECNDISPCKNDLDDFDDAPDTSLLSDQQKARKKHGVVLLSESDDDQADVYIAKDARFTVPEGDLFPQPPEVPRIHGQGISNQFCFPSESRETFEITNSFQNQFESNLVGSISQICDTFMSQGVSCVPESSLAVGGVSASVSSDDLLSSMVFNGLSTFNNDGVCTTPMTALEDSNHARNLMSGSQKCMEDVVGETCEAYAESFGRNEQESCSTTGYQLMDECSRADSIWLLSGKKTNDCCKVECVQDTWNRLRRCCPVLPCETNHNRTASGALKLASSVSDLISESDLMLTRCYPLTNDILDPSSSPSAEPDDLSWYDKQLEMGSVYAQHALCVFSRDFQDKEDGSIDLSQELLFASTTATSLGKLISSGINSDDGYGNISHMKNPTSCISKGREQLVHLCDALLPVVPSKLSLSLRGPAFVDYLSSTCQISQLENLRLTESKVANKQRRCRQSRHYLSSAALSMSPEGIELLAQSSCFGERREKVIDQTIA